The Bubalus bubalis isolate 160015118507 breed Murrah chromosome 2, NDDB_SH_1, whole genome shotgun sequence genome includes the window TGATCCCATTTATAGTCATGTCCCCCAGTTGGCCAGTTAGAGACAGAATGTGGTTTAGTGGTTGCCTATAGTTGGGGGGATTGGGAAAAACTGAGGAGTAACTGCTACAAGGTATGGcatttcttttgggggtgttgaaaatgttaaaaaactgTGGTGATGGtcaattctgtgaatatatttaaaatcactGAACTGTTAACACTTTAAATGAGTAAAGTATACggtatgtgaattgtatctcaataaagctgttaataaaaaccaaaaccaaccaAACCACCCCAAACTGAAGCTCAGTGCTTTCCTacatctcctctgcctcctccttgaAGGGGGAAAGTAGCAGGTTGGAAGTTGGGGCCAATACAGCCTTGTGGTGGGCATGTATCAGTTTTCAACCTATTTTCACCTGAACCCGCTTCTCATGCTTGTGAACACCCTACCACAAACCTAGGAAGAAGGTAGAGCTCACCTCCCACCACGTTAAAGACCAGACACTGCTTTCCCAGCATCCCCCTTGCAGGCAGGTGACTAGAGGCCTCAGCTGGGAACATCTCGGTctggagcagagggaaggggagTGAACCTTTGGCAGTGGAGCTGACATCTTCACAGTGACTCTGGTTCTGCAGTAGGACCTGGAGTGCTTCTCACTGCTCTGACTTTATCCCTCACTCCTTTTTGGAGCTTCTCTCCAGTCTTCTTAGTGTTTCTGTGAGCCAAATAGTTCAGTAGTCTTTCTGCTTTTATCAGCCAGAATCACTGTTTTGGCATTAAATTAGGATTTATTCACGTGACAACTGGGATTCTGCAGTGCTCCCTCACTCTCTCTGGGCTAGGCCAACCATCCTGGTAGCTACAGCCTTCATCTAACAACCACTGGAAAAGCATGTTTTATGCATTTCTTCCCTCTGAACTACATCATCTCCCCCCAACCAGGAGGCATCAAGCAGTAAGTCTTAGTCTCTAACTCCACCTCTTCCTTTCAGGCTgccttttgctattattttttgcCCGCCCAGCAGCACAAGGGATcctagttcctagaccagggatggaacccatgcccctggaATTGGAGTCGCTGTGTCcctaaacactggaccatcagaAAGTTCCTACAGCTGCTGCTTAGATGTCAGTCCCTCCCGTGTCCTGAGCTGTGATTTATCTAGGTTCCCAACCTCCAGTGTCTGTGATTAACCCATCTTCCTGATTCTTAGGATTTACAGATTATCAACTATAGAAAATTACCCTCTCCTTCTGGAACTCGATTTGTGTCACATCTCCTCACTCCATCCTCCAACTTGTGTAACGTCTTTCCCttagtttctatttctctgtccctgggctcCATCTGTGTAGCTTCTTCACATCTACTTCCATTTCATCTTCCTTTCTAGGTGTGCCTCATCTGCTGAAGTTTCCAATgtcagtgtatttttcattaaacaaaaaaTTGTAATCAAACCAATTTTGTCCTTTTTGATACATTTTTTCATCAGTCACAGTTCTTTAAACataaataagacattttatatttctgcattttacatttccaatATCTCAGACTTTGCTGGTCTGATTCTGTTGCCTGTTGTTCCTAATGACTCTTgcttatgtgtgttttttttttccttttgtgcctTGTTTTCAGTGTAAGCTCATATTCCTTGAAATTTTATCTGAAGGAATTCCTTGCAGTCTGGGTTTAAAGTACAATCCTcaagaaagaaatgcattttgggaattccctggtgatccaggggctaagactccactctccccaGTTCAAGCTGCCTAGGAAACTAGATTCTGCATATTGCAACTAAGAATCTGCATGCTGAAACAAAGATCCTGTgaaccacaactaagacccagcacaaccaaaataagtaaatatttttttaagagaggaATGCATTTGCTTCTGCCAGGTATACCTGGAAGCACTCCCAACCAGAAACCACTTTGTAGCGTGAAGATATTCCAGTCCACAGGCAGTATGAATTCTCCACCCAAACAGTACTGAGAGCCAGCTGCGCTTACCTATCACCAGGGACACTTTCTGTCCCCACCTCCTACCTCCCCTTGTATCCAAAACCAAAGCTAAGAAGATGAGTTGTGGGATTGGGTCCCGCTTTGAATGAGGGTGTCATCTGTTGGGCTGAAGGAGGAAGGGGCTCTGATCTGACTTCCCACTTTGTAGGAGGCTTAGGTTTACTGCCCACCCACAATGTGGCCCCTGAAACAGTAGTTCTAGGCCACCTACAAAAGCAGCAGGATAAAAAGATGAGAGACAGGAGTATTTATGAACTGCTCCTGCATGAAGTCGCAGTCCTGGGAGCCACTCACAGACTCTGGCCTTCAACCAGCCTCAAGGTCCTTTTCCTTCTGTATCAGAATCACTAAGGCAAGGATGGGAGAACACAAGGACAATGACCCAGATCCAAGCAGACGAAGTACGGCATGGCAGAAGGCTCAGCTGCTCTTCCTTTTCAGCCCTCAGGCAGTCCAAAAGGCTTCGCGTCATCTCTGAGCCAGTCAAGTTCCAAGGCAGCTGTGACCCTCCCCGTTGAATGGGAAAGAACCAGAACAGGCCAAGCCCAAAAGTGTCCCCGCAGATGCACTTCTCACTGgggcagcagcagagctgagcaCGGTTCCTTACTACTCTTTGCTCAAAGGGAGATGTCGTCTGTCCTTGCCTGCATTTCGGCGCCTCTTTCGACTCAAGAAGCTCTCTAGCTTCTTGCTTCGTTTCAGCTCCTTAAACTTCTCAGCCAGGACCAACTGGCGCTGCTCAGCTAGAGGACAAGGAGAAAGAAAGTCAGTAAGCAAAGGACAAAGTTTCCCTGCCTCCCCTTGCCCCAGGTCAGTAACTCTCAACCACTACGCAGGGATATGTGACTCGTCAGGGGTTCACTGGTGTCTAAAAGCAAGGTGACTTCCGCAACTCCACTTTCTCAATTCAACGAACTATGAGCTCCTTCTCTCTACCCAACCCAACATATGAGGGGGCGTGGCAAAGATAAGTGACACTCCCTACCCACAGTCTCATTAGGGATATGAGAATGGTTACAAACAACGACTCCCTACTACTAATATTTCTACTTTCCTCTAAATTACCATGGGATCCAGCCTTCAAGCCTCCCTTAGGAGCTCCAGGACCCCCAGTACAGCATCCAGTCACTATGGCCACCCAATCTCTGTCCCTATGACTCGCGGGTCGTAGCTGTGCCCCACTCACATTTCTTCAGGAAGTATGGCCGATGGCCCTGCTGGGCCTGAGCCCGCCGCTCCTGCTTCAGGGCCAGGCGCAGCTCCTGCTGCCGCTTTCGTTCCTTCTGGGCCATTTCTTGCTGCTCCTGAGGAGCCGAGATGAGAGGGGTGAGACAGGTGAGCGGCAGGGACTGTGAATCACCTCCCGCCCCATACTCTGACCTGCTCACCATTCGCTGAAGCAGGTGCTGTAGTTTCTCATGCTCCTCCCCTGAACGGCGCTTCTTCAGCTGCTTTTTCACCAGCTCCAcattgggaaatgagtatgaTGGTTAGCATTCTGTAAATGTTGGCTGCAACTCTGTGCCAAGCATCATTCTAAGAGGTTCACATACTCACATACGTTAACTCATGTTAACATTATGAAATGGGAACTATTAGCTTTTTGTGATAAGGAAACTGAATTGAAAAGAGGTTAAGTATTTTGCCAATGATTATACAACTAGCAAACTGATTCGCCCTGCTCCCCTCTGCCACTCTAACCTGTGCTCCAGTCCCTCCTGGAATCCGCACAAACCAGCCTCATGCTACTCACCTCTTTCTCTCTGGCTCGGATGTCATCTAGGAATTGATATGTTTTATCAAACACCTCAGGATTATACTCCCCTGACAGATCATCAAAGCGGGGGTCCCGGGCTACCTTTGGAGAGAACAGAGAATGTAAGAGAACTGTTACGTCTCCTTTCCCTGAGAAAATGCTCACTGCCTCCGCCTCACCTTCTTACTGATGGGGACAACCTGACGCAAAAATGGCACCCGGACCTTGGCTGACATTTCCAGAGGCCtatggagaaagtgaaggacaggtcAAGGGAACTCCAGTCTCGTTAAAGGCCTCCCACCTGCCACCCAAGAAAGCAGACACCTACTCAAGTAGGTGTCCTTCCCTCCAACTCCCGGGAAAGGCCTTGCTCCTCACCTGTGCTTATCTGCGACACATGCTTTTTGGACAGGTGGTCTACAACTCTGCTTCTTAGTGCTGCTTCCTGTTACCAGTTGTTTGTAGGCTTTAGTCCCCACTTGGCTCTGCAATTCCAACAGCTCCTCAAATGACATGTGAGACGTGTCTGTGAAAGGAAGGTGCGGGTGGGGGGACTGCAACTCAGCTCAGCATCTGCCACTGCTGCAGAGACATCGCCCCATCCTCTTTCCTTAGGTAAGTGACCCTTTCCAATATCCCCTTCAGACCGATCGCTGCAGGCTCCAAGCAACACAGGTTGTAACGGTGCTCCACGGACACCTAATGCCCCAACTAGTCCAGCTATCTGGGGCCTCACCTTGCTAAGGAAGGTGTACATGTAAGGCTGGAGATGGACTAACCCACAGTCtctttgttttccccttctcttttaaatttctctttcacaGGTTTTCCCACCGAGACCTCTGTCTCCGTTCGTTGCTCAGCTACCCTTATTCTGGTTCAGTGTACGCTCAGCATCTCACCTCAGTGCTCTAGCCTCCTTACTGCTCGCCCAACCACCAGTCTCACTGCTTTCAGAGCTCTCTCTCAACTTCAGCctcagttgttgttcagccgctaagtcgtgtctgcctctttacaaccccatgggttgcagcatgccaggcctgtctgtctgtttctcggagtttgcccaagtttatgttcaCTGAACATGGGAGAGATGCCTGAAAGGCAAATCTGGGATGGGGGTAAATTGGCagactggaattgacatatacacaccattATACAGAAAAGAGATAACTAGTAAGGAccaactgtataacacaggggaaCTCTtgtcaatactctgtaatgacccatacagaaaagaatccaaaaaagtggatataggtataactgattcactttgctatacccctaaaactaacacagcactgtaaatcaactatactccaataaaaactgttctttaaaaagGGAAGGAAACTACTAGAGACATGAAGTTTTCACTTTAacttctttaaataataaaatagttttctctttccaaaaaaaagagacaaattgaTCTTAACACTCCCACCTCATTTCCACATACATATGTTTTAGATCACTTACTCCAGACTCCGTACTCCCCAATGGCTTCCATCTTACTCAAGAGTAAAAGCTTTGGGTTTGTAATAGCCTGAAGATCCCATATGACCTATTCCATTTTGTCTCTGATCTCCTCTTCTACTATCTCTTTCCTACTCCTCTCCAGTCAACTGGCCTCCAAGTAGTTTCTAAGCAAACAGGTATATTCCCATCTCAGTTCCTCTGTACCTGACTTTGCCTCTGCCTGTAACACTTACACCAGCTGTATTGCTTGTTCCCTTACCTCCTTCGCAGGGTTTCTCAAATGCCACCTATTCAGTGAGGGTGAGGCCTTCTGTGATTACTTAACACCATAACCCCTCCCGTTCTCTTCAAAGCTCTTAACACCTTTCTCAAAACTGtagtataattcacataccattaaacttatcctttaaaaatatgcaattcCTTAGGTCTCcgtgccctttttttttttaacccccaaaAAGTAAGCTTCATGAAAGCAGTTTTGGGCTGCTTTACTCACTGTTGTATCTCCAGCATCTACTGTGCCCGCGTACAATAGATGTTCAATAACGTCGGCGAAATTTGTTGAATCTTTACCTAAGCCTTCCCCAATAATCAATGCCCTTCTGACTCTGCTTTGGAACATACGTTTTCTCCCTGCGAAAAACCCTCTTTGCCCTTTAAAAAACTGCTCAGGGTGTCCTAACTCAGTAAGTATCCTCTCACTCCCCACTTTCTAGGGCGTTGGGGGGCGCTCCCGGTGTCTGTGTCTTTCAGACAACTTGGCAGCCTCGGGGTGAGCCCGCACCAGACGCGGAGCCCCTCTCCCGGCCCTCAGCGCTTCCCCCCGTCCCGGCACCGTGCCCTCACCATTATGCAGGCTCCCGTCATCCTCCCCGCCGCGGGAGCTTGCTCTCGGCATGGCTTCAGCTGTGTATAGAAGACTAATGGCGTTACTTCCGCCACATAGgctcccgccccgccccttccGGAAGGCTTGGCGTCAGCAGCGCAGATCCCGCCCACCCCTGGGCGGGGCCGAGCGGGTTGCTGGTGGGCGGCCGGGGTACCCTCCCTGGGCGACCCGTCGACAAAACGTCGCCACCTTTTTGTCGCAAGACGCTGCACTCCACACCGGAGAAACTCCAGCCAGGTCGTGATGGTATTTGGTTTCCTAATGCTCTTGGCTGAGAAGCCAGAGCCTCAGCACCCTGCCCCCACTGTAAACTCCTGCCATCCCGGTCGTATTCCACAAAAAAGAGATCACACGTTTGGAGACttttaattcatttgtataaaatttgAGCTGGCTGAGAGTGTCAAGGTACAGCAACAGCTCAAGGAAGGATGGGATTATCTGCTGGTCCTCGCCTCCCCAGGTCAGGGAGAAGGAGATTTCATGCCAACAGCTGCAACTCCTCTCAGCTCGCAATCAATGCCCATGGCTCAAGCAGAGGGGGGGAACAGGTGGaaaagggagtggggaggggaagctCCTGAGGCTCACACACTGCTtgcttctccctccttcccattCCCGTCACTTCCCAGCAGCCTGTGGCTGACCTGGGGCAGAGCAGAACCCAGGAGCAGTTGGAGGGAGGTGAATGGGACACAGCACCAAGGGGAAGGGGCCCTCGGCCCAAGGAGGAAGGGACCTAGCCCTTCCTGCTACAGCTCCCCACTAAGTTCACAGCACAGAAAACACCTCTAGTCCAACAACTCCACGCGGAGGTATACCAAGTCCAAGGTCTAAAGGGGCAGGCGGGGGAAGAGATGGGCAGGGGCAGTGAAGACAACAGCAGGCTCAGGAAGGAAGGTGGCAGAGACATCCTCCTACCCATGGGAGGAGACGATGGGGCGACTGATATTGCTGTTGGTGGTCATGGCATTCAGCTCCCACCTGGAAGGCCAAAATTGACAGgcagaaaggagagaagggggagcCTCCGCCCCCAAATCCAGAATTGCTCAAACAGAGCAATGAACACACCAGTCCCTTCAACTCTCTAAAGCTCAGCCACCCACAGCCACCTCTTCCTTACAGCTCTGTTAGGTTTAACAATCAGGTCCCACGCACCACCAAATCCACCACCACCCACTCATCCACCTGCAAGCTCCTGTGAACTTCCTGTTTTTGTTTATATATCAATAGTCTTATGCCCAACACCTGGAGAAAACCATCTGTGTATACACCTCAATGAAACTTCCCAACCTACCTTTCCTCCTCTGCTCAGATCCAACCAGGAagcccctcctcccaccaggAATGCCAGGTTTTGTTCTCAACTCCCATCCTCTTAAAGCACCCCCCACCCTTCCCACcatattaaaattcagttcctctctTTTTGACAATGGTCATTCTACAAAATTTCACCAAGTACCTCCTTATACCAAGGCTGCAGTCTACTTGGTATTAGGCACTTGAGACATGTGTCAATCCTGGGCCAACCTGGGACCCACCTGTTCAGCCTTGTATCCTCTATCACCTGAGTATCAGTACTGAATACTGAACACACAGAACCTCAGCAAGAGgaattaaactgaactgatacacggAGAGGAAAGTGTCACAGGATGATCCAGAAGCGTACAATTATATACAAAGTAGCTTCTGGTGCTTGATTTTAAGACCTACGAATTCAAAGGAAAGTGGCTAGAAAAAACCGCCCTTATTTCTGGAATTAATGTGATCCAGAGACTCCTAAACTTGTCTTTTTTCTTCGGTTCTAAGATTTAATCAAACTTTTTCAGCACATTAACAGAAATAATTGTATAAGCTCAGGTCTCAGGAAGTGATGCTTCTGAGCTTGGTTtgaaaactggatttttttttttttttcacgatCATTTATTCAGCTgacaattttattatatttccttCCAGCAACCTCTCCACAAGTAGACTACAGAACAAaatcttctctctcctccacacTTAGACTGAGTCAATCAGGTCATGCCTGTGCTGCCCTCTCATCCTCAACTAATCCCTCCCTTCCAACCATTCACTGTACCTGATGTCATGGGGCAAACAGGACTGGTCCAGGTTGTACTGAATCACAGCCAGTTTGCACAGAGTCTTCAGACTAGGGCCTTTAAAGGAGGAGTTACGGGAGAGGGAGATGGTCAAAGCCAAGGAAAAGGTCCCGTCCTGGATATCACCATCCAAAGACAGGGACCCTGATGGCAGAAGCACTTTGGGAGTAAGTGTACTTACTGAAGTCCAAAATGTGTAAGTCAGAATGATCTATGAGGTCGAATTCATCTCCCAGGCCTTCCTCTGGAGACGGACTGTAGGATCAAACAGAGAAATGACGAGCGGAGCAAAGGCTACCCCCGAGACTCTCTTGCTCAAATGTCTCCCGTGGGAGTCGTTTGACTCCCAAGGGCTCcagccctccctcctctcctcctgaccTGGTGCCCCCGAAGAGGACAATCTTGTCCCCAACAATACAGCAGCACTGGCGCCGGCGGGGACACGGCCCCTTCCCCTTCGGTTCAATCTTCTTCCAGGTAAACGACACTGAAGAGAAGTTTAAATGGAGGTTCAGTACCTGCTCATCCAGATATCCTCTCCACTGCACCCCTCACCTACTCAGGATTATGCTTTTCTTTTACACCCCACCTCCATGGCACCCTGTTCCCTCCCCATTAAAGGCAGTGCTCTTTACCAGGGTTAAACTTCCAGAGGTCATGGAAGTGCCGGTTCAGCCTTGCGTTATAGCCACCAAAAATGTACAGCTCCCCATTGTAGCCAACTGGAAGGAGAGAGGTGTGTCAATAGTGTGGGAACGATGCGGGGGAACAGGGACTCAGCAGGGACCTAACAGACACTCACAGGCTGAGTGGCTCCGGCGCCCCTCGGGTAGCACTGGGGTGGGTGGACAGTCCAGCCAGGCCTCGGTCCTCGTGTCAAAGACACGGATGCGGTTGCAGTAAATCTCATTGTTGGAATGGAATGGCCCAAAACGGTCGGCCCGGCCCCCAAAGACATACATGTGACTGCCCAGCATTGTGGCTGAGTGGAAGTCCCTCCAGCGTGCAGGGTTGCCCTGGGCAGGAGCAAAGATGGCACGGAGACAGGGTCAGCTTTCAGTTTGAGCTCCCTATGGTTTCTTAAATTGAGGATGGGTGTCTGGAAGAGAGGAAAATGGGCAGACCTTTGTACAGATCAAGGTCCATGCCATGGTGCTGGTATCCAGCTTATGGATGTCATTGGAAAAGCAGTCGGCCTGACAGGGAcgagaaaagaagtgaaggaaagaataaaagagaagagCAGGGGTCATTCCCCAACCCTCCAAGCCCCTCATCTCAGAACCTGCAAGCAAACCAAAGCCTCCCATTCCACCACCTTCaattccccttcttcctcctcattcCCACCCTAAACCTCTGGTTGCTTCCAAACCTACCAGCTGCTCGTAGCCCCCAAAAATGTACATGGTCTTGCCCAGGACACAAGCCGAATGTCCATCCCGGGCCCCAGGAACCGTTCCTGACACTCGGGGTGTTGACCACTTGTGAGTATCtgaagagggcagagggcaggccaGGTAAGCAAGCTGACACTCCCTCCTAGACTCCGGGGCACCTTACTCCCAGCTCCCTCAGCACACACCCTTCCCAGGCCCCCTGAGGCACCATCTGGCAGAACACAGCCACTCTGAGACCCATACTCACTGACATCAAAGGCATAGAGCACATTGCAGGCCCCTTCGGTGTCATTCCGCCCGCCCCAAAGGAAGACTGTGTCATCGATGAGGACGGTTGAGTGTCCATACCGCATGTAGGGTACCACGGGAGCCTGCCCGCGGGCGGCGGGCCTCACCGGGGGCAGCTTTGTCCAACGCAAGGACACTGTGGGCACAGCTCTGCTCAGCCCTGGGCACCTCCCTTCAGGCCATACACCTTTTCCCCAACCACGTTGGTTTCCCCCACCCTCTTTGGCCATAGGGACCACCATCAAACCTCATTCAGCCACCCACCGCTCTCCCTGATGTGGGCACCCACCGCCCACTGCCCTCCCTGATGTGGGTACCCAGGGACAGTCCCTGAATTCACTTACCTGCGTTGAAAATGTGCACATCAATCTGACGCAGAGTCTCATAGTCTTCACCTGAGCAGTAACCCCCGAAGGAGTACACCCGGTGCCCCACGGCCACTGCAGCATGGTTCACCCTGCGGGGCCCGCCCTCCAGGTGCACTGTCCACCGTAACATCCCCTGGGCCTCTGGTTACAGCAACATGCCCC containing:
- the KLHDC3 gene encoding kelch domain-containing protein 3 isoform X2; the protein is MLRWTVHLEGGPRRVNHAAVAVGHRVYSFGGYCSGEDYETLRQIDVHIFNAVSLRWTKLPPVRPAARGQAPVVPYMRYGHSTVLIDDTVFLWGGRNDTEGACNVLYAFDVNTHKWSTPRVSGTVPGARDGHSACVLGKTMYIFGGYEQLADCFSNDIHKLDTSTMAWTLICTKGNPARWRDFHSATMLGSHMYVFGGRADRFGPFHSNNEIYCNRIRVFDTRTEAWLDCPPTPVLPEGRRSHSAFGYNGELYIFGGYNARLNRHFHDLWKFNPVSFTWKKIEPKGKGPCPRRRQCCCIVGDKIVLFGGTSPSPEEGLGDEFDLIDHSDLHILDFNTSHMSFEELLELQSQVGTKAYKQLVTGSSTKKQSCRPPVQKACVADKHRPLEMSAKVRVPFLRQVVPISKKVARDPRFDDLSGEYNPEVFDKTYQFLDDIRAREKELVKKQLKKRRSGEEHEKLQHLLQRMEQQEMAQKERKRQQELRLALKQERRAQAQQGHRPYFLKKSEQRQLVLAEKFKELKRSKKLESFLSRKRRRNAGKDRRHLPLSKE
- the KLHDC3 gene encoding kelch domain-containing protein 3 isoform X1 — protein: MLRWTVHLEGGPRRVNHAAVAVGHRVYSFGGYCSGEDYETLRQIDVHIFNAVSLRWTKLPPVRPAARGQAPVVPYMRYGHSTVLIDDTVFLWGGRNDTEGACNVLYAFDVNTHKWSTPRVSGTVPGARDGHSACVLGKTMYIFGGYEQLADCFSNDIHKLDTSTMAWTLICTKGNPARWRDFHSATMLGSHMYVFGGRADRFGPFHSNNEIYCNRIRVFDTRTEAWLDCPPTPVLPEGRRSHSAFGYNGELYIFGGYNARLNRHFHDLWKFNPVSFTWKKIEPKGKGPCPRRRQCCCIVGDKIVLFGGTSPSPEEGLGDEFDLIDHSDLHILDFSPSLKTLCKLAVIQYNLDQSCLPHDIRWELNAMTTNSNISRPIVSSHG